One part of the Rutidosis leptorrhynchoides isolate AG116_Rl617_1_P2 chromosome 1, CSIRO_AGI_Rlap_v1, whole genome shotgun sequence genome encodes these proteins:
- the LOC139851613 gene encoding uncharacterized protein produces the protein MNGTFEARDQAMQKYLKLAEDMANKFERFSITQVPRSMNKTADALSKLATSVFSHFTKDVWVEVVNQKSTDVVQEVAPVDEVDTWMSQIIMYLKHGTLPVDRVAERKIRMKAPSYTLWDGIVFKKYFTEPLLRCVGPNEAETIIREVHEGTCGIHAGFRTVVGKIMRLGYYWPSMYRDTEEIIKACASCQCHAP, from the exons ATGAATGGGACATTTGAGGCTAGAGACCAAGCTATGCAAAAATATCTCAAATTGGCGGAAgacatggccaacaaattcgaacgtTTCTCAATAACGCAAGTGCCACGGTCCATGAACAAGACGGCCGATGCGTTAAGTAAACTTGCCACAAGCGTGTTCAGTCACTTCACCAAGGACGTTTGGGTGGAAGTCGTGAACCAAAAATCCACTGACGTGGTACAG GAAGTCGCTCCTGTTGATGAAGTCGATACTTGGATGAGTCAAATCATTATGTATCTCAAGCACGGTACGCTACCTGTCGATAGGGTGGCGGAAAGAAAAATTCGAATGAAAGCACCTTCATACACGCTATGGGACGGCATCGTGTTTAAAAAATATTTTACCGAACCGCTTTTACGTTGCGTTGGTCCAAACGAGGCGGAAACAATCATAAGAGAAGTACATGAGGGGACTTGTGGTATACATGCAGGGTTTAGAACTGTTGTTGGAAAGATAATGCGGTTGGGATATTATTGGCCGTCAATGTACCGTGACACTGAAGAGATTATTAAAGCATGTGCTTCTTGCCAATGTCATGCTCCATAG